A stretch of Lathyrus oleraceus cultivar Zhongwan6 chromosome 6, CAAS_Psat_ZW6_1.0, whole genome shotgun sequence DNA encodes these proteins:
- the LOC127092218 gene encoding uncharacterized protein LOC127092218: MCSIKLMLILLISLTLSSPSLSSSSTSSHALIQQNNLSAYDLLMEYGFPMGLLPKGAIGYTLNRETGQFSVFFEKSCSFTIESYTLSYKSTISGVISENKLYKLKGISVKIVILWLSIVEVSRSGDDIDFSVGITSASFGAENFLECPQCGCGFDCDNDLRLNGDVSSI; this comes from the coding sequence ATGTGTTCAATTAAATTGATGTTGATTTTGTTAATCTCTCTAACACTATCATCACCGTCGTTGTCGTCGTCATCAACATCATCGCATGCATTGATTCAACAGAACAATCTATCAGCTTATGATCTTCTCATGGAATACGGTTTCCCGATGGGTCTTCTTCCGAAAGGCGCGATTGGGTACACGTTGAACAGAGAAACGGGGCAATTTTCAGTGTTTTTCGAAAAAAGTTGTAGTTTCACTATTGAAAGTTACACGCTTAGTTACAAGTCTACTATCTCTGGCGTGATTTCTGAGAATAAGCTTTATAAACTCAAGGGTATTTCCGTCAAGATTGTGATTTTGTGGCTCAGTATTGTGGAGGTTTCTCGGAGTGGTGATGATATTGATTTTTCTGTGGGTATTACTTCTGCTAGTTTTGGGGCTGAGAATTTCCTTGAATGCCCTCAGTGTGGATGCGGATTCGATTGCGATAATGATCTTCGTTTAAACGGTGACGTTTCTTCAATTTAG